One region of Sulfurisphaera ohwakuensis genomic DNA includes:
- a CDS encoding DUF2173 family protein: MSVSEKLDRLMKLKGAIAAGHFTADGKLVEYKGPLTKELAEMVAKMCAANSLMGTTEAELFTKISGMNWTPFLGWAVAAGEYAVCVMGNYGVFVKLSEADFNEIFKVLGEVAK, translated from the coding sequence ATGTCTGTCTCCGAAAAACTCGACAGATTAATGAAGTTAAAGGGAGCAATAGCAGCAGGCCATTTTACTGCAGATGGTAAGTTAGTAGAGTATAAGGGACCATTAACTAAAGAATTAGCTGAAATGGTAGCTAAGATGTGTGCTGCAAATTCATTAATGGGAACTACAGAGGCTGAATTATTTACAAAGATCAGCGGAATGAATTGGACGCCATTCCTCGGTTGGGCAGTAGCTGCGGGAGAATATGCAGTATGTGTAATGGGTAACTACGGAGTTTTTGTTAAACTTAGTGAAGCAGACTTCAATGAAATATTTAAAGTATTGGGAGAAGTTGCTAAATAA
- a CDS encoding LOG family protein — MQIGIAAHSGEVSEELKERAKRFVDGLSSCKNVRLLLGGYWGLMKVVVDEALNKGLPVILFLPIEREDVEIPDEVIKVYTGCEFRCRSVMLVRSSDVLVSLGGGVGTQIELFMAYAMGKPIYSLYNTGLSTDNLKHVYPEYFDDRQIVKIKYFDDEVKMANVICNENIEKRRTNFG; from the coding sequence ATGCAAATTGGTATAGCTGCACATAGCGGAGAGGTCTCAGAAGAATTAAAGGAAAGGGCTAAAAGATTTGTTGATGGACTGTCAAGTTGTAAAAATGTTAGATTACTTTTAGGTGGTTACTGGGGATTAATGAAAGTTGTGGTAGACGAGGCTCTAAATAAAGGATTACCGGTTATCCTTTTTCTTCCTATAGAGAGAGAAGATGTGGAAATTCCAGATGAAGTTATTAAAGTATATACGGGGTGCGAGTTTAGATGTAGGTCAGTGATGTTAGTTAGGTCTTCTGATGTTTTAGTTAGCCTTGGTGGAGGTGTAGGTACTCAAATTGAGCTCTTTATGGCATATGCTATGGGAAAACCCATTTATAGTCTATATAATACTGGGCTTTCAACAGATAATTTGAAACACGTGTACCCAGAATATTTTGATGATAGGCAAATAGTTAAGATAAAATATTTTGATGATGAGGTTAAGATGGCTAATGTGATATGTAATGAAAATATAGAAAAAAGAAGAACTAACTTCGGTTAG
- a CDS encoding SMP-30/gluconolactonase/LRE family protein, producing MKKVTDFKGKLFEGPIWVKDTLYFVDIIRGEIHSIKENQHEVIRLNSYVSSIQPRKKGGLIATSGKGFYIIENNTVKLLYEVENWDERNRFNDGKCDAMGRYWVGTMNLEEKYPTGALYVLDLNMKLRKILDGVTISNGLAWSLDNKKFYYIDSPTKKIYVFNFDLMKGEISNRNTLIDLSSYPGVPDGMTIDSEGMLWVALYGGGRVLRVTEGRVLEEIKVPASHVTSVTFGDSDLKTLYITTANDEENGGYIYSERVGVKGVETYYCEF from the coding sequence ATGAAAAAAGTTACGGATTTTAAGGGAAAATTGTTCGAAGGACCAATATGGGTTAAAGACACACTCTATTTTGTGGACATTATTAGAGGTGAAATACATAGTATAAAGGAAAATCAACACGAAGTGATAAGACTAAATTCTTATGTGAGTTCAATACAACCAAGGAAGAAAGGAGGACTAATTGCAACATCTGGAAAGGGATTCTATATAATAGAAAATAATACAGTAAAACTTCTATATGAAGTTGAAAATTGGGATGAAAGAAATAGGTTCAATGACGGGAAATGTGATGCTATGGGAAGGTATTGGGTAGGGACTATGAACTTAGAGGAAAAGTATCCAACTGGAGCACTATATGTCTTAGACCTTAATATGAAGCTTAGAAAGATTTTAGATGGGGTCACTATATCAAATGGATTAGCATGGAGCCTAGATAATAAAAAGTTCTATTATATAGATTCTCCTACAAAGAAAATATATGTATTTAATTTTGACCTTATGAAAGGTGAAATATCAAATAGAAACACCTTAATAGATCTTTCTTCATATCCTGGAGTACCAGATGGAATGACAATCGATTCTGAGGGAATGTTATGGGTAGCTCTTTATGGTGGAGGAAGAGTATTAAGAGTTACTGAAGGTAGGGTGTTAGAGGAAATAAAAGTCCCCGCCTCTCACGTAACTTCAGTAACATTTGGAGATTCAGATTTAAAAACACTCTACATAACAACTGCAAATGACGAAGAAAATGGAGGATACATTTATTCTGAAAGAGTTGGCGTTAAGGGAGTGGAAACTTATTACTGTGAATTCTAA